In Shumkonia mesophila, the genomic stretch GGTCGACGAGCCGAAGCCCGAGAAGCCCATCTTCACCTTGCCGGGGTTGGCCTTCGAATACTTGATGAAGTCGTCCAGGGTCTTCCAGTCGGAGTCGGCGCGCACCGTGATCGTGTAGTCTTCGGTGATGATGCGCGCGATGGTCTCGAAGTCCTGGTATTTCCACGGCACGTTGCCGAGGGCCTGGAGCCCGAAGATCGCATTGCTGGGCAGGGTGACGGTATAGCCGTCGGGCTTCGACGAGAACACGGCTTGCGAGATGCCGACGGCGCCGCCGCCGCCTTCGACGTTCTTGGGCACGAGGCTGACGCCCATGCTTTTTTCCACGTACGGCTGCAGGCCGCGGACCAGCATGTCCGAGCTGCCGCCCGCCGAATAGGGAATGACGAAGGTGATCGGTTTTTCCGGATATCCGGCGGCCGCAACGGAGAAAGCCGCGCCGGCAACGGCAAGACCGGCCATAGCGCCCAGTAGCCTTTTCATCGTGTGTCCTCCTTGTCTGGTTTGTTGGTACGTCTCCCGTAAGTCCGCCGCCCGACGCCGGTTGTTTCCGACGGTTCGGCGGCGAACCTTGAAGGTGTCACGGCGCCCGGCTGTCGGCGGACGCCGTCACCCTTTCAACTCTGCGCACTTCGCGTGAAGGTCGACCAGCAGCTTGGCCAGGTTGGTGCTGTCGGACCCCACGACGAAGAACGAGTAGCCCTTGGCCTTCCACGGGGCCAGGTAGTCGAGCGTCGGCGTCAGGATGCCGGCGGCCTTGCCGTGCTTGCGGCAGGCGGCGACCACCCGCTCCAGGTTCGCTTCGAAGGCGGCATCCTTGAACTGGCGGGGCATGCCCATGTTGATGGAAAGATCCATCGGCCCGACGAACAGCACGTCGACCCCGGGGACCGCGGCGATCTCGTCGGCGTTCTTGACGCCCTCGACGGTTTCGATCTGCACGACGGTCAACAGATTGTCGTTGGCCTTGGCGTAATAGTCGTCGAAGCCCTGGCCGAAGCCGCAGGCCGGGGGCGAGCCGGCGACGCCGCGGATGCCTTCCGGCTGATAGCGCATGGACTGGGCGGCCTGGTGCGCTTCCGCCGCGGTGTTGACATAGGGAACCATGATCCCGGCGGCGCCAAGGTCGAGAACCCTTTTGAAGCGCGTCGGTTCGTTCCAGGCGATGCGCACCACGGCCGGCGAATCGCCCAGGCGGGCGACCTGGATCTGGTGGATGAGTTCGCTGTAGTCGCCGGACCCGTGTTCGCAATCGATCCAGGTCCAGTCGAACCCGGCCCGCCCGATCATTTCCACGGTCAGGGCCGAGCCGAGCTGCGCGGCAACGCCGAACATGGTTTCGCCCTTCAGGACCCGCTCGCGAAGGAATTTCATGATGTGATTCGCTCCCCAACGACCATTGCAGACGCATTGCCGACTGGCGCGGCAGTTTCTCAGATACTAAGATCTCAGTTGAAGAACGCAACTGCTTTTTGTATGAGTTGCCGTCGGATCG encodes the following:
- a CDS encoding tripartite tricarboxylate transporter substrate binding protein — encoded protein: MKRLLGAMAGLAVAGAAFSVAAAGYPEKPITFVIPYSAGGSSDMLVRGLQPYVEKSMGVSLVPKNVEGGGGAVGISQAVFSSKPDGYTVTLPSNAIFGLQALGNVPWKYQDFETIARIITEDYTITVRADSDWKTLDDFIKYSKANPGKVKMGFSGFGSSTHVVAAAFAEKFGLEFQYVPYQGGSKTVAATMGGHIDANTHHPAEIKSGVDAGKIRVLAVMGDKRSNLFPNVPTLKELGHNWVVSQWRGISVAKGVPAEVKAKWEEAIKKASADPAYQKFVVEQMGGTVAPLFGKDLDTYVKEMADIFIPTTERLKAAQKK
- a CDS encoding HpcH/HpaI aldolase family protein, whose product is MKFLRERVLKGETMFGVAAQLGSALTVEMIGRAGFDWTWIDCEHGSGDYSELIHQIQVARLGDSPAVVRIAWNEPTRFKRVLDLGAAGIMVPYVNTAAEAHQAAQSMRYQPEGIRGVAGSPPACGFGQGFDDYYAKANDNLLTVVQIETVEGVKNADEIAAVPGVDVLFVGPMDLSINMGMPRQFKDAAFEANLERVVAACRKHGKAAGILTPTLDYLAPWKAKGYSFFVVGSDSTNLAKLLVDLHAKCAELKG